Part of the Bradyrhizobium sp. AZCC 1721 genome, CGCTGGCGGCCGCCATGACCGGCCTGCCCGGTGGCTCGGCGACGTTCATCGCCGTCTCGATCGTGGCCTTTGTGATCCTGGGCAGCGTGCTCGAGGGGATTCCTGCGATCGTGCTGTTCGGGCCGTTATTGTTTCCGATCGCCCGTGCGGTCGGCGTCCACGAGGTCCATTACGCGATGATCGTTATTCTCGCGATGGGTATCGGGCTATTCGCGCCGCCCTTCGGAGTGGGCTATTATGCGGCCTGCGCCATCGGTCGCGTCGATCCAGCCGAGGGTATCCGGCCTATCTGGGGTTACCTGCTGGCGCTGATGGTCGGCCTGATTATCGTGGCGATCTTCCCGTGGATTTCCATCGGGTTCCTGTAAGGTCAAATTTTTGTAGATGGGACACAGCCAATGAGCGCAGCCCAGAACCAGTATTCGATCGGATTAGACAAGACTCCCGCGAATTACGTGCCGCTGACGCCGCTGAGTTTTCTTGCCCGCAGCGCCGCCGTCTATCCCGATCACATCAGCACGGTGTATGAAGGCCGCAGTTTTACCTGGGTCGAGACTCATGAACGCTGCCGGCGCTTTGCGTCGTGGCTCGCCGGGCGCGATATTGGCATCGGCGACACCGTCGCGGCGATGTTGCCCAACGTTCCCGCGATGAACGAGGTGCATTTCGCCGTGCCGATGGCGGGTGCGGTGCTGAACGCACTGAACATCCGGCTCGACGCGCCCTCGATTGCCTTCCAGCTCGACCATGGCGGCGCGAAAATCATCCTGGTCGATCCCGAATTTGCCGGCGTGATTACGGAAGCGCTGACGCTGATGAACGGGCCAAAGCCCTTCGTCGTCGATGTCGATGATGTGGCGTTTGCAGGCGGCAAGCGGATTGGTGAGATCGAGTACGAGGCGGCGGTCGCGGCGGGCGATCCTGGCTTCGTCGCACGGCTTCCGGGCGATGAATGGGACGCGATTGCGCTCAGCTATACCTCGGGCACGACGGGCAACCCGAAAGGTGTCGTTACTCATCACCGCGGCGCTTATCTCAATGCTGTCAGCAATATTCTGGCCGGCAATCTCGGCCAGCATCCCGTGTATCTCTGGACGCTGCCGATGTTTCATTGCAACGGCTGGTGCTTCCCGTGGACGGTCGCGGCCGCCGCCGGCACCAATGTCTGCCTGCGTAAGGTCGATCCGGCAAAAATCTTCGAGTTGATCGCCAAGCACGGCGTCACCCACATGTGCGGTGCACCGATCGTCTACAACACGCTGATCAACGCGCCCGGTGCGCCCAAGGGTGACAAGGCTCGCCGCGTGGTCGGGTTGATCGCGGGTGCCGCACCTCCGGTCGCCGTGCTCGAGGGCGCCGAAAGTATCGGCATCAAGCTGACGCACGTTTATGGCCTGACCGAAGTCTACGGCCCCGCCTCCGTCTGTGCCGAGCAGCCGGGCTGGGACGAACTGCCGGCCGACCAACGCGCGCAGCTCAAGCGCCGGCAGGGCGTGCCCTACCCGCTGGAGGAAGCCGTCACCGTGCTCGACCCGCAAACCATGCAGGAGGTCCCGCGCGATGGCGAAACCATCGGCGAGGTGATGTTCCGCGGCAATATCGTGATGAAGGGCTATCTCAAGAACGAGAAGGCGACGCAGGAAGCCTTCGCCGGTGGCTGGTTTCACACTGGCGATCTCGGCGTGCTTGACGAGCATGGCTACGTTATCATCAAGGACCGCTCCAAGGACATCATCATCTCCGGCGGCGAGAATATTTCCTCCGTCGAGGTCGAGGACGTCCTCTACAAGCACCCGGCCGTGCTGTTCGCCGCCGTCGTCGCAAAACCCGACCCCAAATGGGGCGAAGTGCCCTGTGCCTTTGTCGAGCTGAAGGATGGCGCCAAGGCCACGGAGGCCGAGATCATCGCCTTCTGCCGCAGCCATATGTCTGGCTTCAAGACGCCCAAGGCCGTCGTGTTTGGCGTCATCCCGAAGACATCCACCGGCAAGATCCAGAAATTTATGCTGCGCAATCAGGTGGACTCGGCGAAGGCGATTTCGGCGTAATCCGCTCGCCGCCGTCATTGCGAGCGTAGCGAAGCAATCCATATCGCCGATGGCGCAAGAGGAGAGATGGATTGCTTCGTCGCTTGCGCTCCTCGCAATGACGACCTGACAGACTTTGCCTCTGCAGTCGCTACGCGTGTTCCCTCCTGATCGGCGGGTAATATTGCGGCGCCTCAGTGCGCTCGTACATCCCGTAGTCGCGCATGACCTCGAAAACGCGGAAATACTCGGTTGTCGGATCGGCAAACAGCCTGGTGCCGAATTCGATACCGGCTTGATCGTTTGGTAGATCGATCAGGTGCGCGAAGCGCCCGTCACGATAGACGCTTGCGAAAGCGTCACGGCGCCATCCGGTCTCTGCCGGAAGCGTGGCGTTCTTCGATTCAGCCACCAGCACATAAGTCGGCTTGCGCCTTGCGGGATCGTTGTAAGGCGTGCGCCGCTCGGGCTGCCAGATCGGCTGGCCGGGCTTTGCTTCGTGGATCACCTGGGCGACCCGGATGCGATAGTCCGAAAAGACCTTCTCGCGGCCGATCGTCTGGACATCGTGATGGTGAGCATGGGCTCGCCACGCCGTCAGGGTCCCCTCGTCCTGCCATATCTGATACGACAGCAGCAGGTTCTCTCGCGTCAAACTCCTGAAGCGATCGATGAAGAGACAGCCGCCCATCGCTTCAAGCTCGGGCTTCAGCGAGGCCGCAAGATCGAGATATTGATCGCGGTGCCCGGGCCTTGTCTGGACTTCAAAGAACAGACCAATCATCGACGTCCCTCCGCTTCCGGCGCGCAGACTTGCCGCGGCAGACTCAGCCTGCGCTGTTCAACATCAGCCGCAAGCCATCATAGGCCGGGATCACGCCCGGCGGCAGGCTCTGGCGCAATACCTCGTAGTCGAGGTCGGAATGCATGTTGGTGATGACAGCCTGCTTTGGTTTGAAGCGCTCGATCCAGGACAGCGCGTCGTTGACGCTGAAATGGCTGGGATGCCCGGCATAGCGCAGCCCGTCGACGATCCAGAGATCGAGGTTTCGCAACGCAGGCCAGCTCTCCTCGGGAATGTCGTGGAGATCGGGCGTGTAGGCGGCGTTGCCGATGCGGAAGCCGAGCGCGGGAATTCTGCCGTGGTGAACCAGGAAAGCGGAAAGCTTCACCGGCCCGCCCTTCCCTTCGGTCTCATGACTCTCGCCGGCCTCGATCGCGTGGCGCGTCAGGATCGGCGGATATTCGCTCCCCTCCGGCGAGATGAAGCAATAGGAGAACCGCGCCATGATGTCTTTGGCGGTCGACTGGTTGAAGTAGACGGGAATGCGGCGGCGCTGGTGCAGCACGACCGATCGGAGGTCGTCTATGCCGTGGGTCTGGTCGGCGTGTTCATGGGTCAGGAACACCGCGTCGATGTGATCGACCTCCGCATCGATCAACTGCTCGCGCAGATCGGGCGAGGTGTCGATCACGATCCGCGTGGTGCCGTGGGCACCCGTCCGCTCGACCAGCAGCGAGCAACGGCGGCGACGGTTCTTGGGATTGTTGGGATCGCAGGCGCCCCAGCCGAGTGCTGGCCGCGGTACACCGGCGGAAGAACCACAGCCGAGGATCGTCAGCGTCAGCGTCATGCCGCAACCTTCGGCACCGGCACTTTGGAGAATAGGCGGAAGAAGTTTTCGGTCGTCTGCCGCGAAATCTCTTCCAGCGAGACGCCGCGCGTTTCCGCCAGCACTTTGGCGACTTCGACCACGTAAGACGGCTCGTTGCGCTTGCCGCGAAACTTGCCGGGCGCCAGATAGGGCGAGTCGGTTTCGACCATGATGCGGTCGGCCGGAAGTTCGGCCGCGAGCTCGCGCAAGGCTTCCGATTTCTTGAACGTCAAAATGCCCGTGAACGAGATCGACAGGCCCAACGCAATTGCCTTCATCGCCAGTTCGCGCCCGCCGGTGTAGCAATGGAGGACGGCTTTAAAAGGTCCCTTTGCCACTTCGTCTTCGAGAATGCGGCCGCAATCCTCGTCGGCTTCGCGGGTGTGAACGACCAGCGGCAGGCCCGTGGCGCGCGCGGCCGCGATATGTGCGCGAAAGCCGCGCTCCTGCGCCTCTCGCGAACCGTGCTGGTAGAAGTAATCCAGCCCCGCCTCACCGAGCGCCACGATCTTCGGATGCCTCGTCAGCTCGATCAGCTCACTGGCCGGAATGCCGTCTTCCTCATCGGCTTGATGCGGATGGGTGCCGACCGAGCAATAGACGTTGGGGAACCGCTCGGCGATCGCGAGCAGTCCGCCGAGTCGCTTCACCCGGGTCGAAATCGTGACGATACGACCGATCCCGGCGGCCTCGGCGCGCGCGACGATGGCGTCGAGATCCTCGGCAAAATCCGGGAAGTCGAGATGGCAGTGGCTATCGACGAGCAT contains:
- a CDS encoding acyl-CoA synthetase yields the protein MSAAQNQYSIGLDKTPANYVPLTPLSFLARSAAVYPDHISTVYEGRSFTWVETHERCRRFASWLAGRDIGIGDTVAAMLPNVPAMNEVHFAVPMAGAVLNALNIRLDAPSIAFQLDHGGAKIILVDPEFAGVITEALTLMNGPKPFVVDVDDVAFAGGKRIGEIEYEAAVAAGDPGFVARLPGDEWDAIALSYTSGTTGNPKGVVTHHRGAYLNAVSNILAGNLGQHPVYLWTLPMFHCNGWCFPWTVAAAAGTNVCLRKVDPAKIFELIAKHGVTHMCGAPIVYNTLINAPGAPKGDKARRVVGLIAGAAPPVAVLEGAESIGIKLTHVYGLTEVYGPASVCAEQPGWDELPADQRAQLKRRQGVPYPLEEAVTVLDPQTMQEVPRDGETIGEVMFRGNIVMKGYLKNEKATQEAFAGGWFHTGDLGVLDEHGYVIIKDRSKDIIISGGENISSVEVEDVLYKHPAVLFAAVVAKPDPKWGEVPCAFVELKDGAKATEAEIIAFCRSHMSGFKTPKAVVFGVIPKTSTGKIQKFMLRNQVDSAKAISA
- a CDS encoding antibiotic biosynthesis monooxygenase family protein, producing the protein MIGLFFEVQTRPGHRDQYLDLAASLKPELEAMGGCLFIDRFRSLTRENLLLSYQIWQDEGTLTAWRAHAHHHDVQTIGREKVFSDYRIRVAQVIHEAKPGQPIWQPERRTPYNDPARRKPTYVLVAESKNATLPAETGWRRDAFASVYRDGRFAHLIDLPNDQAGIEFGTRLFADPTTEYFRVFEVMRDYGMYERTEAPQYYPPIRREHA
- a CDS encoding MBL fold metallo-hydrolase — encoded protein: MTLTLTILGCGSSAGVPRPALGWGACDPNNPKNRRRRCSLLVERTGAHGTTRIVIDTSPDLREQLIDAEVDHIDAVFLTHEHADQTHGIDDLRSVVLHQRRRIPVYFNQSTAKDIMARFSYCFISPEGSEYPPILTRHAIEAGESHETEGKGGPVKLSAFLVHHGRIPALGFRIGNAAYTPDLHDIPEESWPALRNLDLWIVDGLRYAGHPSHFSVNDALSWIERFKPKQAVITNMHSDLDYEVLRQSLPPGVIPAYDGLRLMLNSAG
- a CDS encoding TatD family hydrolase, with the protein product MLVDSHCHLDFPDFAEDLDAIVARAEAAGIGRIVTISTRVKRLGGLLAIAERFPNVYCSVGTHPHQADEEDGIPASELIELTRHPKIVALGEAGLDYFYQHGSREAQERGFRAHIAAARATGLPLVVHTREADEDCGRILEDEVAKGPFKAVLHCYTGGRELAMKAIALGLSISFTGILTFKKSEALRELAAELPADRIMVETDSPYLAPGKFRGKRNEPSYVVEVAKVLAETRGVSLEEISRQTTENFFRLFSKVPVPKVAA